A stretch of the uncultured Bacteroides sp. genome encodes the following:
- a CDS encoding fumarate hydratase has product MATPPFKYQAPFPMGKDETEYYLLTKEHVSVSEFEGKEILKVDAEGLTMMANAAFRDVAFMLRPEHQKQVAKILSDPEASENDKFVALTFLRNAEVSAKGKLPFCQDTGTAIIVGKKGQQVWTDGCDEEALSKGVYKTYTEENLRYSQNVPLDMYNEINTGCNLPAQIDLYAIQGAEYKFLCISKGGGSANKTYLYQETKALLNPGKLVPFLVEKMKTLGTAACPPYHIAFCIGGTSAETNLKTVKLASAKYYDNLPTSGNEGGQAFRDIELEKEVLLEAQRMGLGAQFGGKYFAHDIRIIRMPRHGASCPVGMGVSCSADRNIKAKINKDGIWIEKMEDNPGQYIPEELRNAGEGDAVKINLNQPMADILKELDKYPVSTRLSLNGTIIVGRDIAHAKLNERIEAGLGLPQYIKDHPIYYAGPAKTPAGMPSGSFGPTTAGRMDSYVDLFQENGGSMIMIAKGNRSQQVTDACQKHGGFYLGSIGGPAAILAQNNIKKVECLEYPELGMEAIWKIEVENFPAFILVDNKGNDFFKQIKPICVGGCK; this is encoded by the coding sequence ATGGCAACACCCCCGTTTAAGTATCAGGCTCCGTTCCCAATGGGAAAAGATGAGACTGAGTATTATTTGCTTACCAAAGAACATGTTTCAGTAAGTGAGTTTGAAGGAAAAGAAATCCTTAAGGTAGATGCAGAAGGATTAACCATGATGGCTAATGCAGCTTTCCGCGATGTAGCTTTTATGCTTCGCCCTGAGCACCAGAAACAAGTGGCTAAGATTCTTTCTGATCCTGAAGCAAGTGAAAATGATAAGTTTGTGGCTTTGACTTTCCTTCGCAATGCAGAAGTTTCTGCAAAGGGAAAACTTCCTTTCTGTCAGGATACCGGTACTGCAATCATTGTTGGTAAAAAAGGCCAGCAGGTTTGGACCGACGGATGTGATGAAGAAGCGCTTTCAAAAGGTGTATATAAAACCTATACAGAAGAAAATCTCCGTTACTCGCAGAATGTTCCTTTAGATATGTATAATGAGATCAATACAGGATGTAACCTTCCTGCTCAGATTGATCTTTATGCTATTCAGGGAGCCGAATATAAATTCCTTTGCATCTCCAAAGGTGGTGGTTCTGCCAATAAGACTTATCTATATCAGGAAACAAAAGCTTTGCTTAATCCAGGTAAATTAGTTCCATTCTTAGTTGAAAAGATGAAGACTCTTGGTACTGCTGCTTGTCCTCCTTATCACATTGCTTTCTGTATTGGTGGTACATCTGCTGAAACAAATCTGAAAACAGTGAAACTTGCTTCTGCCAAATATTACGATAATCTTCCAACTTCAGGCAATGAAGGCGGACAAGCGTTCCGTGACATTGAACTGGAAAAAGAAGTATTGCTCGAAGCTCAACGCATGGGCCTGGGTGCTCAGTTTGGTGGTAAATACTTTGCTCATGATATCCGTATTATCCGTATGCCTCGCCACGGTGCTTCTTGCCCGGTAGGTATGGGTGTTTCCTGCTCTGCAGACAGAAACATCAAGGCTAAGATTAACAAAGACGGAATCTGGATTGAGAAGATGGAAGATAATCCAGGTCAATATATTCCTGAAGAACTGCGTAACGCAGGCGAAGGTGATGCTGTGAAGATTAACCTGAACCAACCAATGGCAGATATCCTGAAGGAACTTGATAAATATCCTGTTTCTACCCGCTTGTCTTTGAACGGAACAATCATTGTAGGTCGTGACATTGCTCATGCAAAACTGAACGAACGTATTGAAGCAGGTTTAGGTCTTCCTCAGTATATCAAGGATCATCCTATCTACTATGCTGGACCGGCAAAAACTCCTGCAGGAATGCCTTCCGGTTCTTTCGGACCAACTACTGCTGGACGTATGGACTCTTATGTTGACCTGTTCCAGGAGAATGGCGGAAGCATGATTATGATTGCAAAGGGTAACCGTAGCCAGCAAGTAACAGATGCTTGTCAGAAGCATGGTGGATTCTACTTGGGTAGTATCGGTGGCCCTGCAGCTATCCTTGCTCAGAATAACATCAAAAAAGTAGAGTGTCTTGAATATCCTGAATTGGGTATGGAAGCTATCTGGAAGATTGAAGTGGAAAACTTCCCTGCATTTATCTTGGTCGATAATAAGGGTAACGATTTCTTCAAACAAATCAAACCAATTTGTGTAGGTGGATGTAAGTAA